One Danio aesculapii chromosome 13, fDanAes4.1, whole genome shotgun sequence DNA window includes the following coding sequences:
- the tlr4bb gene encoding toll-like receptor 4b, duplicate b — protein MIMSNGERMIFLSSVLILVNAGQGQECTEMIRNKEYSCSGKNLTCIPGSLPFTVASLDFSFNFLTSLHKGVFPVLLNLQLLDLTRCHIRQIENDAFCNVKNLTTLILTGNPITYFAPDCLNYLYMLQKLVLVDVGLETLQLRINNLTKLQDLKVGTNYIQSMTLPPFMSTFKDLSLLDLHANNISIIRTDHTTVLREIGRNMTLILSRNPLLHIEPGAFKDIILRELHLQAAFISLNAQKECHKALNGLTVDRLFVGRYRMEEKIKLSDPDYLDGLCSINFNEIYLIQKEWSDLEMHLFRCMVNATKITIKKGYINSMKHIPFYRLKELYLSDTGLSVVPFISHIPSLEKLVMKSPFPITFIGISDLLLLQYVDLSGNMLILNDCCSKLFLRTPNIQYLNLSQNSEIKFFDEPFSALDLLEVLDFHHTKLVIFFYFGFLKHLANLKYLDISYTHVHFINLAFQDLHNLTVLKMAGNSFGGDTLSYHLQNITSLEVLDISQCGIEKISIRSFTGTQKLRHLYLSRNKLMVLDFLTQPELTHLTSVYIDKNSITTIPLDVLQKLPMNLSEFDMSSNSIDCSCSQTDFILWIIQKQNILKQLENIRCKSFSPNTDFKATDFDIDYCVHKKRLTIVLSVICVTFIVVLAILVYRFWFYIQYCWILLRGYRSPGQQECSYDAFVIFSSYDEAWVMNELMENLENGVPPIQLCLHMRDFQAGKSIASNIIDEGIMGSRKIIVVVSQHFIDSAWCRFEFELAQSRFLMERSANIIIIILEDVAERKTKKVFGLHKHLKKNTYLKWSRDMRFWIRLRQAILRK, from the exons ATGATCATGTCAAATGGGGAACGGATGATTTTCCTAAGTTCAGTCTTAATTCTTGTGAATGCTGGACAAGGACAGGAATGTACCGAG ATGATAAGGAATAAGGAATATTCATGTTCTGGAAAGAATTTGACTTGTATTCCCGGCAGTCTTCCCTTCACTGTGGCATCTCTGGATTTCAGTTTCAATTTCTTGACCTCTTTACATAAAGGTGTATTTCCTGTGCTGTTGAATTTACAACTCCTGGATCTCACAAG ATGCCACATCAGACAGATTGAAAATGATGCTTTCTGCAATGTGAAGAATTTGACCACATTGATTCTCACTGGAAATCCTATTACATATTTTGCACCTGATTgcttgaattatttatatatgctACAAAAACTAGTTCTTGTGGATGTTGGTCTTGAAACCTTACAACTTCGTATTAATAACCTTACCAAGCTACAGGACCTTAAAGTCGGAACAAATTACATCCAGTCCATGACTCTTCCTCCATTCATGAGCACCTTCAAAGACTTAAGTTTACTTGATCTACATGCGAATAATATATCCATCATCAGAACTGATCACACCACTGTGCTGCGAGAGATTGGAAGGAACATGACGTTGATTCTGTCTAGGAATCCATTATTACACATTGAACCAGGAGCTTTCAAGGATATCATTCTCAGAGAGCTTCATCTGCAAGCTGCCTTCATTTCATTAAATGCACAAAAAGAGTGTCACAAAGCTCTCAATGGCCTTACCGTGGATAGGTTGTTTGTGGGACGTTACAGAATGGAAGAAAAAATCAAATTGTCAGATCCAGATTATCTTGATGGTCTATGCTCaattaattttaatgaaatttatCTTATTCAAAAAGAATGGTCTGATTTAGAAATGCACTTGTTTCGTTGTATGGTCAATGCaacaaaaatcacaataaaaaaagGATATATCAACAGCATGAAACATATCCCATTCTACCGTCTTAAGGAACTGTATTTAAGTGACACTGGATTATCTGTTGTACCATTTATTTCACACATTCCAAGCTTGGAAAAACTGGTGATGAAGAGTCCCTTTCCTATTACCTTTATTGGTATCAGTGACCTTCTTCTGCTTCAATATGTAGACTTGAGTGGAAACATGTTGATTTTGAATGACTGCTGTTCCAAACTTTTTCTAAGGACACCAAATATTCAATACTTGAATCTTAGTCAAAACTCAGAAATAAAATTTTTTGATGAGCCTTTTTCTGCACTCGACTTGCTTGAAGTGTTGGACTTCCACCATACAAAACTAgtcatatttttttactttggatTCTTAAAACATCTGGCAAATTTAAAGTATTTGGATATTTCTTATACACATGTTCATTTCATTAACTTGGCTTTTCAGGACCTGCACAATTTGACTGTTCTTAAAATGGCAGGAAACAGTTTCGGTGGAGATACATTGAGTTACCACTTACAAAACATAACAAGCTTGGAGGTTCTTGACATTTCACAGTGTGGCATTGAAAAAATCTCCATTAGGTCTTTTACTGGCACGCAGAAACTACGACATTTATATTTAAGTCGAAACAAGTTGATGGTTTTGGACTTTCTGACTCAACCAGAGCTGACACATCTTACATCAGTGTATATTGATAAAAACAGTATAACCACCATCCCACTTGATGTTCTCCAAAAGTTGCCCATGAACCTTTCTGAGTTTGATATGTCCTCTAACTCTATTGATTGCTCCTGCTCTCAGACTGATTTTATTTTGTGGattattcaaaaacaaaacattttaaaacaactgGAAAACATTCGGTGTAAATCTTTTTCCCCAAATACAGATTTCAAAGCAACAGACTTTGACATTGACTACTGTGTGCACAAGAAGAGACTCACAATTGTTTTATCAGTAATTTGTGTTACGTTTATAGTTGTGTTAGCAATTTTGGTTTATAGGTTCTGGTTTTATATTCAGTATTGTTGGATTTTACTGAGAGGCTACAGATCCCCTGGACAGCAAGAATGCTCTTATGACGCATTTGTCATTTTCTCCAGCTATGATGAAGCTTGggtcatgaatgaactgatggAGAATCTTGAGAACGGTGTGCCACCTATTCAGCTTTGCCTTCACATGCGGGACTTTCAAGCTGGGAAGTCAATCGCCTCCAACATTATAGATGAAGGAATAATGGGCAGTCGTAAGATCATTGTAGTCGTATCTCAACACTTCATTGATAGTGCCTGGTGTCGTTTTGAGTTTGAATTAGCTCAGTCTCGGTTTTTGATGGAACGCAGtgccaacatcatcatcatcattctggAGGATGTGGCGGAGAGGAAAACCAAGAAAGTGTTTGGTCTACATAAGCATCTGAAGAAGAACACATATCTTAAGTGGAGCAGAGACATGAGATTCTGGATACGGCTCAGGCAAGCAATTTTACGGAAATAA